One Danio rerio strain Tuebingen ecotype United States chromosome 22, GRCz12tu, whole genome shotgun sequence genomic window carries:
- the pex6 gene encoding peroxisome biogenesis factor 6 isoform X2: MGPNGSGKFTAVRAVSRRLHLHLIKVDCVTLCADTAAASEAKIKSVFERAELHHPCLLLLRNLQLLGQSRDGAETDCRVAATLCQLIAAVHTSVVVVGSVSSQHELPSDVMAAFVHQVAIESLSEDQRRTVLSSLSEDLLLGKDVNLGRIAKQTAGFVLGDLCALLTNAGKAAHRRLVETYFPEAVSEQEEEDLCVSGVSVTSEDFSAALDVLQEAHSQAIGAPKIPAVSWQDVGGLQQVKKEILDTIQLPLEHPELLSLGLRRSGLLLYGPPGTGKTLLAKAVATECTMTFLSVKGPELINMYVGQSEENIRQVFSKARSAAPCIIFFDELDSLAPNRGHSGDSGGVMDRVVSQLLAELDGLHSSGDVFVIGATNRPDLLDQSLLRPGRFDKLVYVGINEDRESQLQVLKAILRKFKVDASVCLSDIVESCPPRLTGADLYSLCSDAMMCAVKRKISRITEGVDSELSSLTLCSEDFSEALSGLQPSVSEQQISRYQLLQQKLSSR; this comes from the exons ATGGGTCCAAATGGCAGTGGTAAATTCACTGCGGTGAGAGCGGTTAGCAGGAGGCTACATCTGCATCTGATTAAG GTGGACTGTGTGACTCTGTGTGCCGACACCGCAGCTGCCAGCGAGGCTAAGATCAAGTCTGTCTTTGAGAGGGCGGAGCTCCATCACCCGTGTCTTCTGTTGCTAAGAAACCTGCAGCTACTCGGCCAGTCACGAGACGGCGCTGAGACCGACTGCAGGGTCGCTGCAACCCTCTGCCAGCTCATTGCAGCTGTTCATACCAG TGTGGTGGTGGTTGGGTCGGTGAGCAGCCAGCACGAGTTACCCTCAGATGTGATGGCGGCGTTTGTCCACCAGGTGGCGATAGAGAGCCTGTCGGAGGACCAGCGGAGGACGGTGCTCTCCAGCCTCAGCGAGGACCTGCTGTTGGGGAAAGACGTCAATCTGGGCAGGATAGCCAAACAGACCGCT GGATTTGTTTTAGGAGATCTGTGCGCACTTCTGACCAATGCTGGAAAAGCTGCTCACAGGAGACTTGTGGAGACGTA TTTTCCAGAAGCAGTGAGTGAACAGGAGGAGGAGGATCTGTGTGTTTCTGGGGTCAGTGTTACCTCTGAGGACTTCAGCGCAGCGCTGGACGTCCTGCAGGAGGCGCATTCACAAGCTATTGGAGCACCTAAA ATCCCGGCGGTAAGCTGGCAGGACGTCGGCGGTCTCCAACAGGTGAAGAAGGAGATCCTGGACACCATTCAGCTTCCCCTGGAGCATCCGGAGCTGCTGTCGCTGGGCCTGCGGCGCTCCGGACTCCTGCTCTACGGGCCGCCAGGCACCGGGAAAACCCTGCTGGCCAAAGCTGTGGCCACTGAATGCACCATGACCTTCCTCAG TGTGAAGGGTCCCGAACTCATCAACATGTATGTTGGTCAGAGTGAAGAGAACATCAGACAGG tgttcaGTAAGGCCAGAAGTGCGGCTCCCTGCATCATCTTTTTTGATGAACTGGACTCTTTGGCTCCTAATCGAGGACACAGTGGAGATTCGGGAGGAGTGATGGACAG GGTTGTCTCGCAGCTTTTGGCAGAGCTGGATGGTCTTCATTCGTCTGGAGACGTCTTCGTGATTGGAGCAACTAATCGTCCAGATCTGCTGGACCAATCACTGCTCAGGCCCGGCAG ATTTGATAAGCTGGTGTATGTTGGTATAAATGAAGACCGAGAGTCGCAGCTTCAGGTTCTCAAGGCGATCTTACGCAA GTTTAAGGTGGatgcgagtgtgtgtttgtctgatatTGTGGAGTCCTGTCCACCTCGGCTGACCGGAGCGGATCTGTACTCCCTCTGCTCAGACGCCATGATGTGCGCAGTCAAGAGGAAGATCTCGCGCATTACTGAAG